In a genomic window of Ignisphaera sp.:
- a CDS encoding 2-oxoacid:acceptor oxidoreductase family protein, whose amino-acid sequence MPIPSNSKERVKIEVVFTGVGGQGIITMGTILGVACSKIGLNIITAETHGMSQRMGMVDFFVRIGDVEAPLVPQASADIVVSLEMIEALRSVRHLKRCGWLLVADIYIPPPYIENVPSRKDIVNVLERLPINSILINVEEIVEKLNDSRVVNMAMLGAFMAIEDVSKIIPVTLVEDVVEERLGPINREAFGMGYKQAVKKIKEGDFISRCAKTNV is encoded by the coding sequence ATGCCCATTCCAAGCAATAGCAAAGAGAGGGTAAAGATAGAAGTTGTTTTTACTGGCGTTGGAGGACAAGGAATAATCACTATGGGCACTATCCTAGGTGTTGCATGCAGTAAAATAGGTTTGAATATAATAACAGCTGAAACACATGGAATGTCTCAGAGAATGGGCATGGTGGACTTCTTTGTTAGAATTGGAGATGTTGAAGCACCTCTAGTCCCACAGGCATCGGCAGATATAGTAGTGTCTTTAGAGATGATTGAAGCGCTGAGATCTGTTAGGCATCTAAAGAGATGTGGATGGCTATTGGTCGCAGATATATATATACCTCCACCATATATAGAGAATGTTCCATCGAGAAAAGATATAGTTAATGTGCTGGAGAGGCTGCCAATAAACTCTATTCTAATCAATGTAGAGGAAATAGTAGAAAAACTGAATGATAGCCGCGTTGTTAACATGGCTATGCTAGGAGCCTTCATGGCTATAGAGGATGTATCGAAGATAATACCAGTTACACTGGTTGAAGATGTTGTTGAAGAAAGGCTCGGCCCAATAAATAGAGAGGCGTTTGGAATGGGGTATAAGCAGGCTGTGAAAAAGATAAAAGAGGGGGATTTCATTTCGAGATGTGCGAAAACTAATGTGTAA
- the iorA gene encoding indolepyruvate ferredoxin oxidoreductase subunit alpha → MPKRKTILGESGSIAFLLGNEAIARGAIEHGIGVAAAYPGTPSSEIIESLASVASDLGIYVEWSVNEKTAFELAYAAAMSGVPSLTAMKHVGLNVAADPLMTSAYTGVKAGFIIVTADDPYMHSSQNEQDNRWTGLHAYIPVLEPANPQEAKDLTYLGLEYSEKLGHPIILRSVTRVSHARGLVRLGPLRPPRTVGSFPREPQKWAVVPAHARKMKIDVLRRWREIEDVFAEFPYNKIDDSNSNILIVASGIGYLYAKDALKIVGVKAKILKVSTPVPLPRKLVEKAVNGIEKILVVEETDPVVEMQLKSILFDLHIDVEVHGADYLGRRGELTIDRVAEAIAKIAGVSWSPPKPIEVPINVPPRKPILCPGCPHRATFYALIMAARELGVDPIYSGDIGCYSLGIDPPFNAQDTITNMGGSIGLANGFSHTVKNRPVVAILGDSTFFHAGLPPLLNAVYNRAPMLVLVLDNETTAMTGFQPHPGTGLTAMGGKGRKILIEEVAKAMGADYVDVFDPYDVRRAIESIKTGLKAAMDGGVAVLVARRVCSLLATRLGLARDRYFIDSNRCVGCSVCTNILACPAIVIGEGNKPRIIESLCSGCGVCAQICPFQAIAKRG, encoded by the coding sequence TTGCCAAAAAGAAAGACTATTCTTGGAGAATCTGGTTCAATAGCGTTTCTACTTGGTAACGAGGCTATAGCTAGAGGAGCTATAGAGCATGGCATTGGCGTTGCAGCAGCATATCCGGGAACACCGTCAAGCGAAATTATAGAGTCTTTAGCTAGTGTTGCCAGCGATCTGGGGATATATGTTGAGTGGAGCGTAAACGAGAAAACAGCTTTTGAATTGGCATACGCTGCTGCAATGAGTGGTGTACCAAGCTTAACAGCTATGAAGCATGTTGGTCTAAATGTAGCTGCCGACCCCCTGATGACAAGTGCTTATACGGGTGTCAAGGCGGGTTTCATAATTGTTACAGCCGATGATCCCTATATGCATAGTAGCCAAAACGAGCAAGACAACAGATGGACTGGTCTACATGCCTATATACCGGTTTTGGAGCCTGCCAACCCCCAAGAGGCAAAGGATCTGACATATCTTGGGCTGGAATACTCTGAGAAGCTGGGCCATCCAATAATACTTAGAAGTGTTACTAGAGTGAGTCACGCTAGGGGGCTGGTCAGACTAGGCCCCTTAAGACCCCCTAGAACGGTAGGTTCTTTCCCTAGGGAGCCACAGAAATGGGCTGTTGTGCCGGCACATGCAAGGAAGATGAAAATAGATGTTCTGAGGAGATGGAGAGAAATCGAGGATGTCTTTGCAGAGTTTCCATACAACAAAATCGATGATAGCAACTCAAATATACTTATTGTAGCTTCTGGCATTGGATACCTGTATGCTAAAGACGCCCTCAAAATTGTTGGTGTAAAAGCAAAGATTTTGAAAGTATCCACGCCAGTACCCCTGCCAAGAAAACTAGTTGAAAAGGCTGTGAATGGCATTGAGAAGATTCTGGTTGTTGAAGAAACCGATCCTGTTGTCGAAATGCAGCTAAAGTCCATTCTATTCGATTTACATATCGATGTAGAGGTTCATGGAGCTGACTATCTTGGTAGAAGAGGAGAGCTAACAATAGATAGAGTTGCAGAGGCAATAGCAAAAATAGCTGGTGTAAGCTGGAGTCCTCCAAAACCAATTGAGGTGCCTATCAATGTTCCTCCTAGAAAACCCATTCTATGTCCTGGATGCCCCCACAGAGCAACGTTCTATGCCTTGATAATGGCGGCTAGAGAGCTTGGTGTAGACCCTATATATAGTGGTGATATAGGTTGTTATAGTCTTGGCATCGACCCCCCATTCAATGCACAAGATACAATAACCAATATGGGTGGAAGCATAGGTCTTGCAAACGGCTTCTCGCATACTGTAAAGAACAGACCGGTGGTTGCAATTCTAGGAGATTCAACATTCTTTCACGCTGGGTTGCCACCCCTGCTAAATGCTGTCTATAACAGAGCACCAATGCTTGTACTTGTGCTAGATAATGAGACTACTGCCATGACTGGGTTCCAGCCCCATCCTGGAACAGGCTTGACGGCTATGGGAGGAAAAGGTAGGAAGATATTGATAGAAGAGGTTGCAAAGGCTATGGGGGCCGACTATGTGGATGTTTTCGATCCATATGATGTTAGAAGAGCTATAGAGTCCATTAAAACTGGACTCAAGGCTGCTATGGATGGTGGCGTAGCTGTTTTGGTTGCTAGAAGAGTCTGCTCGTTGCTAGCAACAAGACTGGGCTTGGCAAGAGACAGATATTTTATTGATAGCAACAGATGTGTTGGTTGCAGCGTTTGTACAAATATATTAGCTTGCCCAGCTATAGTTATCGGAGAAGGCAATAAACCACGTATAATAGAATCGCTTTGTAGTGGATGTGGCGTATGCGCCCAGATATGCCCATTCCAAGCAATAGCAAAGAGAGGGTAA